Proteins encoded within one genomic window of Kibdelosporangium phytohabitans:
- a CDS encoding class I SAM-dependent methyltransferase, which translates to MVPAGLGEPDVNFGELHARWYDRWHATKDYQSEVDQLGALFGGGVRSVLDIGCGTGRHLELLAKAGYRVTGVERSPDMAAVAEARLAPFPSAQVVAADAAEAGLAGAFDAVIMMFSVFGCHTTDSALFETLAVAHRHLRPGGMLVFDALDGAAVLRGGVRGGCTVLADGGEQLIRLSSGWIDRYAQVYSTDIRLWMISGSAVVVAGEQEAHPIRYFAPREVDLLLDIAGFVPLGSAPQAGATCGWTSVFWARKGEIP; encoded by the coding sequence GTGGTTCCGGCTGGTCTCGGCGAGCCGGACGTGAACTTCGGCGAACTGCACGCCCGGTGGTACGACCGCTGGCACGCCACCAAGGACTACCAGTCCGAAGTGGACCAGTTGGGGGCGCTGTTCGGCGGCGGGGTGCGGTCGGTGCTCGACATCGGCTGCGGCACCGGGCGGCACCTCGAGCTGCTGGCGAAAGCCGGGTACCGGGTGACGGGCGTGGAGCGGTCACCGGACATGGCCGCGGTCGCCGAGGCCAGGCTGGCCCCGTTCCCCTCGGCCCAAGTGGTCGCGGCGGACGCCGCGGAGGCGGGACTGGCCGGCGCGTTCGATGCCGTGATCATGATGTTCTCGGTGTTCGGCTGCCACACCACGGATTCCGCGTTGTTCGAGACGCTCGCCGTCGCCCACCGGCACCTGCGGCCCGGCGGGATGCTGGTGTTCGACGCACTCGACGGCGCTGCCGTGTTGCGCGGCGGGGTCCGCGGCGGCTGCACGGTCCTCGCCGACGGCGGTGAGCAGCTGATCCGGCTGTCCAGCGGGTGGATCGACCGGTACGCCCAGGTGTACTCGACGGACATCCGGCTGTGGATGATCTCGGGCTCCGCGGTCGTCGTCGCCGGGGAGCAGGAGGCGCACCCGATCCGGTACTTCGCGCCCCGCGAGGTCGACCTGCTGCTGGACATCGCCGGGTTCGTCCCGCTCGGCTCGGCACCGCAGGCGGGCGCGACCTGCGGGTGGACCAGCGTTTTCTGGGCCAGGAAAGGAGAAATCCCGTGA
- a CDS encoding AfsR/SARP family transcriptional regulator — MEFRLLGPFEIDADQPVSIPRRRERCLLAVLLLEQGRSVSAERLADLLWDGAPPSSAGTTLRSHVSRLRATVHSDAVQILKHGPGYLVRTDPDRIDAHRFRALVNQARAAPDPEPRAQLMREALGLWRGPVLVDIANGMIRDRLGAGLEELRLDALDQRVNDDLSLGRHRELIAELREIVAAEPNRERFTAHLMLALYRSGRQADALAVYDESRRFLASELGLSPGSELRVLHEQILRGDAGLDLPERVEVPVVATQQRTLRQLPHDIVNFTGRGRELAHLRSMAGSAGSAPTIISIDGSPGTGKTTLAVHFAHQIAHLFPDAQLHLNLRGYGHGEPVTPGAAAETLLRGLGVSSDLIPPNVEERSALLRSSLAGLQVLMLLDNARDADQVRPLLPGTGSLVVVTSRNQLRGLSIRDGAHRVTLNRLPADQAVELLSSSVGADRVGAEPAASARLVELCDHLPLAISIVAERADRSGSLAEVVHALEDEQARLDNLGTGEDDPHTDLRAALSWSYRALDQDAAAMFRLMGLHPANDISLEAAAALADLPVLRAKASLDRLLAVHLVEQRQGNRYELHDLMRLYATETAERYETDDDRRAAVLRLLDWYLHAAVSADSALHMQRQRLWVKPYEPRTEPPRFASSTEATLWFEQEFDCLKSAAGWAAANGLAGHTWRIVQAMLTFLDRRIPWYDATALLSDAYEAAESAQDTFGSAYMLNSLGAQVMNKGDRRAAVAYFTRGLAKFRELGDVSGQAMACGNVGLMYGELGEYEQAKEYATQALLLCEQLGYARGVALNLDNLGVTYTVTGDYTKAKECHQQASKMLLVLGDDPARGMNEYHLGWALRRLADFPAAARAFRTAIVIFREFGSQRWAAAALGDFGLVLLDAGHPLLARDMLDTALVTMRKIADPRTEEFETALSPLDNEVTLETFEARSGWPALRERLAGRVDDLAAMDEAVEFAVRWHGDQTRPAGEPYVEHLLEVVTILAEGAGVTDIDVLRTGVLHDVVEDTDCDMDTVREKFGARVAELVGWVTKGDDREAYLASLHSAPKDALTVKLADRMSNVQRLDTHPRPAKQQSYYRETVRTIVPLSKGFPWFETWYAKWQADFSHLA; from the coding sequence GTGGAATTCCGGCTGCTCGGACCGTTCGAGATCGATGCTGACCAGCCGGTGTCCATCCCCCGCCGCCGGGAACGCTGCCTGCTCGCGGTTCTGCTGCTGGAGCAGGGGCGCAGTGTGTCCGCCGAGCGGCTCGCCGACCTGCTGTGGGACGGCGCGCCGCCGTCCTCGGCGGGGACGACGTTGCGCAGCCACGTCAGCAGGCTCCGGGCGACCGTGCACTCCGACGCCGTCCAGATCCTCAAACACGGGCCCGGCTACCTGGTGCGCACGGACCCGGACCGGATCGACGCGCACCGGTTCCGGGCGTTGGTCAACCAGGCCCGCGCCGCCCCCGACCCCGAGCCGAGGGCGCAGCTGATGCGGGAGGCGCTGGGCCTGTGGCGTGGCCCGGTGCTGGTGGACATCGCCAACGGGATGATCCGCGACCGGCTCGGCGCGGGCCTGGAGGAGCTCCGGCTGGACGCGCTGGACCAGCGCGTCAACGACGACCTCTCGCTGGGGCGGCACCGTGAGCTGATCGCCGAACTGCGGGAGATCGTCGCCGCCGAGCCGAACCGGGAACGGTTCACCGCGCACCTCATGCTCGCGCTCTACCGGTCCGGCCGTCAGGCCGACGCGCTGGCCGTGTACGACGAGAGCAGGCGTTTCCTGGCGAGCGAGCTGGGTCTGAGTCCCGGCAGCGAGCTGCGGGTGCTGCACGAGCAGATCCTGCGCGGCGACGCCGGCCTCGATCTGCCGGAACGCGTCGAGGTGCCGGTCGTGGCCACCCAGCAGCGGACGTTGCGGCAGCTGCCGCACGACATCGTCAACTTCACCGGCCGTGGCCGTGAGCTGGCGCATCTGCGTTCGATGGCGGGCAGCGCGGGCTCCGCGCCGACGATCATCTCGATCGACGGCTCGCCCGGGACCGGCAAGACGACGTTGGCCGTGCACTTCGCGCACCAGATCGCGCACCTGTTCCCGGACGCCCAGCTGCACCTCAACCTGCGTGGTTACGGCCACGGCGAGCCGGTCACGCCGGGTGCGGCCGCTGAGACGCTGCTGCGCGGCCTCGGGGTGAGCAGTGACCTGATCCCGCCGAACGTGGAGGAACGGTCGGCGTTGCTGCGCAGCAGCCTCGCCGGGCTGCAGGTGCTGATGCTGCTCGACAACGCCCGTGACGCCGACCAGGTCCGGCCGCTGCTGCCCGGCACGGGCAGCCTGGTCGTGGTCACCAGCCGCAACCAGTTGCGCGGGCTGTCGATCCGCGACGGCGCGCACCGCGTCACGCTCAACCGGTTGCCCGCTGACCAGGCTGTGGAACTGCTCAGCTCGTCCGTCGGCGCCGACCGGGTCGGTGCCGAACCGGCCGCGTCGGCGCGCCTGGTCGAACTGTGCGACCACCTGCCGCTGGCGATCTCGATCGTCGCCGAGCGGGCCGACCGCAGCGGTTCGCTGGCCGAAGTGGTGCACGCGCTGGAGGACGAGCAGGCCCGCCTGGACAACCTCGGCACGGGCGAGGACGACCCGCACACGGACCTGCGGGCCGCGTTGTCGTGGTCCTACCGGGCGCTCGACCAGGACGCGGCGGCGATGTTCCGGCTGATGGGACTGCACCCGGCCAACGACATCAGCCTCGAAGCGGCGGCGGCCCTCGCGGATCTGCCCGTGCTGCGGGCGAAGGCGTCGCTGGACCGGCTGCTGGCGGTGCACCTGGTCGAGCAGCGCCAGGGCAATCGCTACGAGTTGCACGACCTGATGCGGCTGTACGCCACCGAGACAGCGGAGCGGTACGAGACGGACGACGACCGGCGCGCCGCGGTGCTCCGGTTGCTTGACTGGTACCTGCATGCCGCGGTCAGCGCCGACTCCGCGCTGCACATGCAGCGGCAGCGGCTGTGGGTCAAGCCGTACGAGCCGCGTACCGAACCGCCCAGGTTCGCCAGTTCGACCGAGGCCACGCTCTGGTTCGAGCAGGAGTTCGACTGCCTCAAGTCGGCGGCGGGCTGGGCCGCGGCCAACGGCCTCGCCGGGCACACCTGGCGGATCGTGCAGGCCATGCTCACGTTCCTCGACCGGCGGATCCCCTGGTACGACGCGACCGCGCTGCTGAGCGACGCCTACGAGGCGGCCGAATCGGCGCAGGACACGTTCGGCAGCGCGTACATGCTGAACTCGCTGGGCGCGCAGGTGATGAACAAGGGTGACCGGCGGGCCGCGGTCGCGTACTTCACCCGGGGCCTGGCGAAGTTCAGGGAACTCGGCGACGTCAGCGGACAGGCGATGGCGTGCGGCAACGTCGGCCTGATGTACGGCGAACTGGGCGAGTACGAGCAGGCGAAGGAGTACGCCACACAGGCGTTGCTGCTGTGCGAACAGCTCGGGTACGCCAGGGGCGTCGCGTTGAACCTGGACAACCTCGGCGTCACGTACACCGTGACCGGGGACTACACCAAAGCCAAGGAGTGCCACCAGCAGGCGTCGAAGATGCTGCTCGTGCTGGGTGACGACCCGGCGCGCGGGATGAACGAGTACCACCTCGGCTGGGCGCTCCGGCGGCTCGCCGATTTCCCAGCCGCGGCAAGGGCTTTCCGGACCGCGATCGTGATCTTCCGCGAGTTCGGCAGCCAGCGGTGGGCCGCTGCCGCGCTCGGCGACTTCGGACTGGTGCTGCTGGACGCCGGACATCCGCTGCTGGCCCGTGACATGCTGGACACGGCGCTGGTGACGATGCGCAAGATCGCCGACCCGCGCACCGAGGAGTTCGAAACGGCACTATCCCCATTGGACAACGAAGTGACACTTGAGACATTCGAGGCCCGCAGCGGCTGGCCCGCGCTGCGTGAGCGACTGGCCGGACGCGTCGACGACCTCGCCGCCATGGACGAGGCCGTCGAGTTCGCGGTCCGCTGGCACGGCGACCAGACACGCCCGGCCGGTGAGCCCTATGTCGAGCACCTGCTCGAAGTCGTGACCATCCTGGCCGAGGGCGCCGGCGTGACGGACATCGACGTGCTGCGCACCGGTGTGCTGCACGACGTGGTCGAGGACACCGACTGCGACATGGACACCGTCCGGGAGAAGTTCGGTGCGCGCGTCGCCGAACTGGTCGGCTGGGTGACCAAGGGCGACGACAGGGAGGCGTACCTCGCGAGCCTCCACTCGGCGCCGAAGGACGCGCTGACGGTGAAGCTCGCCGACCGGATGAGCAACGTCCAGCGGCTGGACACCCACCCGAGGCCGGCCAAGCAGCAGTCGTACTACCGGGAGACTGTGCGCACGATCGTGCCGCTCAGCAAAGGGTTCCCGTGGTTCGAGACGTGGTACGCGAAGTGGCAGGCGGACTTCAGCCACCTCGCCTGA
- a CDS encoding DUF3037 domain-containing protein — MSHVFEYALLRAVPRQERGEFLNVGVLLYCSPLDYLRCKTHVDEARLRALDPGIDLELLGDSLRLWCGACDGSTAAQVRETTLGQRFRWLTAPRSTLLQTSPTHTGRTEQPDEDLDRLWRTLVLPPA; from the coding sequence GTGTCGCACGTGTTTGAGTACGCGTTGCTGCGGGCCGTGCCCCGGCAGGAGCGCGGCGAGTTCCTGAACGTCGGTGTGCTGCTGTACTGCTCGCCGCTGGACTACCTGCGCTGCAAGACCCACGTCGACGAGGCACGGCTGCGTGCCCTCGACCCGGGGATCGACCTCGAGTTGCTCGGCGACAGCCTGCGCCTGTGGTGCGGCGCGTGCGACGGTTCCACCGCGGCTCAAGTGCGGGAGACCACGCTCGGCCAACGGTTCCGCTGGCTCACCGCGCCACGCAGCACCCTGCTGCAGACCTCCCCCACCCACACCGGCCGCACCGAGCAGCCCGACGAGGACCTCGACCGCCTCTGGCGGACGCTGGTCCTCCCACCCGCGTGA
- a CDS encoding HipA family kinase, protein MDLRTVEATRYVTPLREGGSLPGLIEADDLGMYVLKFRGAGHGLKALTAELIVGELARRLGFRVPEAVFVRLDPALARSEPDQEVQELLATSGGLNLGFDYLPGSFDFNPVVRDPGPELAARLVWLDALTLNVDRSWRNPNLLLWHKNVWLIDHGAALYFHHNFRPGWQPAHAYRFDADDHVMLPAAGPISAEPVPTGMIEEVLALVPDDWLTSDGVFDPAGARAAYLSFFESRLANSDQWVQELEAARVARV, encoded by the coding sequence GTGGACCTTCGTACTGTCGAGGCGACCCGGTACGTCACCCCGTTGCGGGAGGGCGGTTCGCTGCCGGGCTTGATCGAGGCTGACGACCTCGGGATGTACGTGCTCAAGTTCCGGGGCGCCGGGCACGGGCTGAAAGCGCTCACCGCCGAGCTCATCGTCGGTGAGCTGGCGCGGCGGCTCGGCTTCCGGGTGCCGGAGGCCGTGTTCGTCCGGCTCGATCCCGCGCTGGCCCGCTCCGAGCCCGACCAGGAGGTCCAGGAGTTGCTGGCCACGAGCGGCGGCCTCAACCTCGGCTTCGACTACCTGCCCGGCTCGTTCGACTTCAACCCCGTCGTGCGTGATCCCGGGCCGGAACTGGCGGCCAGGCTGGTGTGGCTCGACGCGTTGACCCTCAACGTCGACCGCAGCTGGCGGAACCCGAACCTGCTGTTGTGGCACAAGAACGTGTGGCTCATCGACCACGGCGCCGCGTTGTACTTCCACCACAACTTCCGGCCCGGCTGGCAGCCCGCGCATGCCTACCGGTTCGACGCCGACGACCACGTCATGCTGCCCGCCGCCGGGCCCATCTCCGCTGAACCCGTACCGACCGGGATGATCGAGGAGGTCCTCGCGCTCGTCCCCGACGACTGGCTCACGTCCGACGGTGTCTTCGACCCGGCCGGGGCGCGTGCCGCGTACCTGTCATTCTTCGAGTCACGGCTGGCGAACTCGGACCAGTGGGTGCAGGAACTGGAGGCCGCCCGTGTCGCACGTGTTTGA
- a CDS encoding methyltransferase, producing the protein MNPPAAAQSILAMADLATPMSIRVAATLGLVEHAGNAGATAGRLASKTGAHAPALRRVLDHLVTIGVFAFDPESGRYRPTELGAQMGEDAPQGFKILLDIGCAGGRAELAFVDLLETVTTGASAYVHRYGRDFWTDIDAEPKLRRSFDEQMRWRFRDQASQIAERFDWSRFPDILDVGGGNGTVLEAVLRAHPTVRGRVLDLAPSAAAATERLQAAGLGDRGSGVAGSFFDAVAPGADAYVLSDILHDWDDERARRILTECRRAAEPGGATVVVIEPVLGEGSDTGIDLFMLMCFNGHERSTDQLVALATACGLHLTATTKVSDGRTALEFTPAPVDN; encoded by the coding sequence GTGAATCCACCCGCAGCGGCACAGTCCATTCTCGCCATGGCCGACCTGGCCACCCCCATGTCCATCCGGGTGGCGGCCACGCTCGGCCTGGTCGAGCACGCCGGAAACGCCGGAGCGACGGCAGGGCGACTCGCGTCCAAGACCGGAGCTCACGCACCGGCGCTGCGCCGCGTGCTCGATCACCTGGTCACGATCGGCGTGTTCGCGTTCGACCCGGAGTCCGGGCGTTACCGCCCCACGGAACTCGGCGCCCAGATGGGCGAGGACGCCCCGCAGGGGTTCAAGATCCTGCTCGACATCGGCTGTGCGGGTGGCCGCGCCGAACTCGCCTTCGTCGACCTGCTCGAAACAGTCACCACGGGCGCGTCCGCGTACGTGCACCGCTACGGGCGCGACTTCTGGACCGACATCGACGCCGAGCCGAAGCTGCGCCGCTCGTTCGACGAGCAGATGCGGTGGCGGTTCCGCGACCAGGCCAGTCAGATCGCCGAGCGCTTCGACTGGAGCCGGTTCCCGGACATCCTCGACGTCGGCGGCGGGAACGGGACCGTGCTCGAAGCGGTGCTGCGCGCCCACCCCACCGTCCGCGGCCGGGTGCTCGACCTCGCCCCGTCAGCAGCCGCGGCGACCGAACGGTTGCAGGCAGCCGGTCTCGGCGACCGCGGGAGCGGCGTCGCGGGCAGCTTCTTCGACGCCGTCGCCCCAGGCGCTGACGCCTACGTCCTGTCCGACATCCTGCACGACTGGGACGACGAGCGCGCCCGCAGGATCCTGACCGAATGCCGCCGCGCGGCCGAACCCGGCGGCGCGACAGTGGTGGTCATCGAGCCAGTCCTCGGCGAAGGCTCGGACACGGGCATCGACCTGTTCATGCTGATGTGCTTCAACGGCCACGAACGCAGCACGGACCAACTGGTCGCCCTCGCGACCGCCTGCGGCCTGCACCTCACCGCCACGACCAAGGTCTCCGACGGCCGGACAGCCCTCGAATTCACCCCCGCGCCTGTGGACAACTGA
- a CDS encoding carboxylesterase/lipase family protein, with translation MFRRLATLLTAAGLLAGLAGVADAGQGGLVWTDTGPVRGTVTADHQLYQGIPYAAPPVGDRRWRSPQPVTPWTAPRDATKPGPACAQSGGAGQPSDNEDCLYLNVTTPSRHGRKPVMVWLHGGGNSYLSSDGFGARRLAVQGDVVVVTINYRLGFFGFLGHPDIPDSGAYGIEDQQAALRWVKRNAASFGGDPRNVTVFGESGGAFDVCAHVTSPLSRGLFDKAIAQSGGCSITWPNNGVIHGLPASSPWISKTKAAADAVTLTKQLGCADVTCLRGLPASAFTAIDRGLTPVVTGNRVLPVHPAEALSSGRFNRVPVIWGNTRDEGRLAAATIAEPFDYPALLKAAYGEKAAKVEAEYPASKFGSPRLAYGAVLTDDTWACNQLADDRLLARRTTTYTYEFADRTAPLGYFGSLFPPGFPPGAFHASEVAYLFDVPTFDLNPEQQKLAAQMVGYWTRFAATGNPNGRGLPQWPVYRDNRVVTVQSLAPSDIRQVDASAEHNCGFWSALR, from the coding sequence ATGTTTCGACGACTGGCGACACTACTGACGGCCGCGGGCTTGCTGGCCGGCCTGGCTGGGGTGGCCGACGCGGGCCAGGGCGGGCTGGTGTGGACGGACACAGGCCCGGTCCGCGGCACAGTCACGGCCGACCATCAGCTGTACCAAGGAATCCCGTACGCCGCGCCGCCCGTCGGCGACCGGCGTTGGCGCTCACCACAACCCGTCACGCCGTGGACCGCGCCCCGTGACGCGACCAAGCCCGGTCCCGCGTGCGCGCAGTCAGGCGGAGCCGGCCAGCCCTCCGACAACGAGGACTGCCTGTACCTGAACGTCACCACACCGTCCCGGCACGGGCGCAAACCCGTCATGGTGTGGCTGCACGGCGGCGGCAACAGCTATCTGTCCAGCGACGGGTTCGGCGCCCGGCGGCTGGCCGTGCAGGGCGACGTGGTCGTCGTGACCATCAACTACCGGCTCGGTTTCTTCGGCTTCCTCGGCCACCCGGACATCCCCGACTCGGGCGCGTACGGCATCGAGGACCAGCAGGCGGCTCTGCGCTGGGTCAAGCGCAACGCCGCCTCGTTCGGCGGCGACCCGCGCAACGTCACCGTCTTCGGCGAGTCCGGCGGCGCGTTCGACGTGTGCGCGCACGTCACCTCACCGCTGTCGCGTGGCCTGTTCGACAAGGCGATCGCGCAAAGCGGCGGCTGCTCCATCACGTGGCCGAACAACGGCGTGATCCACGGCCTGCCCGCCAGCTCGCCGTGGATCTCGAAGACCAAGGCGGCGGCCGACGCGGTCACGCTCACCAAGCAGCTCGGTTGCGCGGACGTCACGTGCCTGCGCGGGCTGCCCGCGTCCGCCTTCACCGCGATCGACCGTGGCCTGACGCCGGTCGTGACCGGCAACCGTGTCCTGCCCGTGCACCCCGCCGAGGCGCTGAGCTCCGGACGGTTCAACCGCGTCCCGGTGATCTGGGGCAACACGCGTGACGAAGGCAGACTCGCCGCCGCGACCATCGCGGAACCGTTCGACTACCCGGCTCTGCTGAAGGCCGCGTACGGCGAGAAGGCCGCCAAGGTCGAGGCCGAGTACCCGGCGAGCAAGTTCGGGTCACCGCGGTTGGCGTACGGCGCGGTCCTGACCGATGACACGTGGGCGTGCAACCAGCTCGCGGACGACCGTCTGCTTGCACGCCGGACCACGACGTACACGTACGAGTTCGCCGACCGCACGGCTCCGTTGGGTTACTTCGGCAGCCTGTTCCCGCCGGGCTTCCCACCGGGCGCCTTCCACGCGTCGGAAGTGGCGTACCTGTTCGACGTCCCGACCTTCGACCTGAACCCTGAGCAGCAGAAGCTGGCCGCGCAGATGGTCGGGTACTGGACGCGGTTCGCGGCAACCGGAAACCCCAACGGCCGCGGCCTGCCCCAGTGGCCCGTTTACCGGGACAACCGGGTCGTCACAGTGCAGTCGTTGGCGCCCAGCGACATCAGGCAGGTCGACGCGTCCGCTGAGCACAACTGCGGGTTCTGGTCGGCGCTGCGCTGA
- a CDS encoding dihydrofolate reductase family protein has protein sequence MTARLVTANMALTLDGRYNGPGGPSDFAAFAPYVTSDVSRDHMSRMWANATTALLGRVNAEGFMGYWPPVADDENADPRDRGYAKWLVDTDKVVLSTTLTEAPWERTRVVDAPVADVVTDLKATGAGDILVNNSASVIKPLLAADLLDRLYLMVFPEIAGGGQRLFDDGLPASKWALTHQETGALGEIAVVYDRVR, from the coding sequence ATGACCGCACGCCTGGTGACCGCGAACATGGCCCTCACCCTCGACGGACGCTACAACGGCCCCGGCGGGCCCAGCGACTTCGCCGCGTTCGCGCCCTACGTGACCAGCGACGTCTCACGTGACCACATGAGCCGCATGTGGGCGAACGCGACGACAGCCCTGCTCGGCCGGGTCAACGCCGAGGGATTCATGGGGTACTGGCCGCCGGTCGCCGACGACGAGAACGCCGACCCGCGAGACCGCGGATACGCCAAGTGGCTCGTCGACACGGACAAAGTGGTGCTGTCGACCACGTTGACCGAGGCTCCGTGGGAACGCACCCGCGTGGTCGACGCCCCGGTCGCGGACGTCGTCACTGACCTCAAAGCCACCGGCGCGGGCGACATCCTCGTCAACAACAGCGCGAGTGTGATCAAACCGCTGCTCGCCGCGGACCTGCTCGACCGGCTGTACCTGATGGTCTTCCCCGAGATCGCCGGAGGCGGGCAGCGGCTGTTCGACGACGGCCTGCCCGCGTCGAAGTGGGCACTGACCCACCAGGAGACCGGCGCGCTCGGCGAGATCGCCGTGGTCTACGACCGCGTGCGTTAG
- a CDS encoding metalloregulator ArsR/SmtB family transcription factor has translation MEEITAALGDSARWRIVEFLAEQPRSVGELAELTGLRQPQTTKHLQTLARAGLVTVFPLGQRRVYALDAAPLTALAARLGELAETTDAHRGEREIIARYRATIEAETALADRDRWADGRAFSFERVLPVPRAVVWQHWVDPGLLASWWAPPSMAITECALEPKPGGRAVLEYRDAEGRRYRSGGAVHTAKKPEHLVFELSVLGGPGAVSFTSHYDLALDETPDGTRLRLGLHITDTTVEAVPYIAGIETGWGQVLDNLTDTVGATQHTSETKEDRS, from the coding sequence ATGGAGGAGATCACAGCAGCGCTCGGCGACAGTGCGCGATGGCGCATCGTCGAGTTCCTCGCCGAGCAACCACGGTCGGTCGGTGAACTGGCCGAACTGACCGGCTTGCGGCAACCGCAGACCACCAAGCACCTGCAGACGCTCGCCCGCGCCGGACTCGTCACGGTTTTCCCGCTCGGGCAGCGACGTGTCTACGCGCTGGACGCCGCGCCGCTGACCGCGCTCGCCGCCCGGTTGGGCGAACTGGCCGAGACCACCGATGCGCACAGGGGCGAACGGGAGATCATCGCCCGCTACCGCGCGACCATCGAGGCGGAGACCGCCCTCGCGGACCGGGACCGCTGGGCCGACGGGCGCGCTTTCAGCTTCGAGCGCGTACTGCCGGTGCCTCGCGCGGTCGTGTGGCAGCACTGGGTCGACCCGGGCCTGCTCGCGTCCTGGTGGGCTCCGCCGTCGATGGCGATCACCGAATGCGCGCTCGAGCCGAAGCCCGGTGGTCGCGCCGTCCTCGAGTACCGCGATGCCGAGGGACGGCGGTATCGCTCAGGCGGGGCCGTGCACACCGCGAAGAAACCGGAACACCTCGTGTTCGAACTGTCGGTGCTGGGCGGCCCCGGGGCGGTTTCGTTCACCAGCCACTACGACCTGGCCCTCGACGAGACACCGGACGGCACCCGGCTGCGGCTGGGCCTGCACATCACCGACACCACGGTCGAAGCCGTCCCGTACATCGCCGGCATCGAGACCGGCTGGGGACAAGTGCTCGACAACCTCACCGACACCGTCGGCGCCACCCAGCACACCTCCGAGACGAAGGAAGACCGATCATGA
- the dinB gene encoding DNA polymerase IV codes for MFVTGATILHADLDAFYASVEQRDDPRLRGRPVIVGGGVVLAASYEARRRGVVTAMGGGRALQLCPEAIVVPPRMSAYSQASKAVFEVFRNTTPLVEGLSIDEAFLDVGGLARIAGAPVDIARKLREDVRDQVGLPITVGVARPKFLAKVASGVAKPDGLLVVPPDRELAFLHPLAVERLWGVGKVTAAKLRDHGITKVGDVADLPQSMLVSMLGRALGRHLHALAHNYDPRSVHVGRRRRSMGAQRASRALTTPEDIDATVVALVDRVTGRLRAAGRVGRTVVLRMRFADFTRATRSHTLPQPTSSTDEILTALRVLVAKAMPVIDDAGLTLIGISVGNLDNDDSVQLALPFDEGVHNALDAVLDTVHDKFGSSSVTRAVLLGRDPGISVPLLPE; via the coding sequence ATGTTCGTGACGGGCGCCACGATACTTCACGCCGACCTGGACGCGTTCTACGCCTCGGTCGAGCAGCGGGACGACCCGCGGCTGCGTGGCCGCCCGGTGATCGTCGGCGGCGGTGTGGTGCTCGCGGCCAGCTACGAGGCCAGAAGACGGGGAGTCGTCACGGCCATGGGTGGCGGCCGGGCCCTGCAGCTGTGCCCCGAGGCGATCGTCGTGCCGCCGCGGATGTCGGCGTACTCGCAGGCCAGCAAAGCCGTGTTCGAGGTCTTCCGCAACACGACGCCGCTGGTGGAGGGCTTGTCGATCGACGAGGCCTTCCTCGACGTCGGCGGTCTCGCCAGGATCGCGGGCGCCCCGGTCGACATCGCCAGGAAACTGCGCGAGGACGTCCGCGACCAGGTCGGGCTGCCGATCACGGTCGGGGTGGCGCGGCCGAAGTTCCTGGCCAAAGTGGCCAGTGGCGTGGCCAAACCGGACGGTCTGCTGGTCGTGCCGCCCGACCGGGAACTGGCGTTCCTGCACCCGCTCGCGGTCGAGCGGCTGTGGGGCGTCGGCAAGGTGACCGCGGCGAAGCTGCGCGACCATGGAATCACCAAGGTAGGTGACGTCGCTGACCTCCCGCAGTCCATGTTGGTCTCGATGCTCGGCCGCGCGCTGGGCCGTCACCTGCACGCGCTCGCCCACAACTACGACCCCCGCTCGGTGCATGTGGGCCGCCGTCGCCGCTCGATGGGCGCACAGCGTGCATCGCGTGCGCTGACAACTCCGGAGGACATCGACGCCACGGTTGTCGCATTGGTGGACCGAGTCACTGGGCGGTTACGCGCCGCTGGACGTGTCGGCCGTACGGTCGTGCTGCGTATGAGGTTCGCGGACTTCACCAGGGCGACGCGGTCGCACACGTTGCCGCAGCCGACGTCGTCGACCGACGAGATCCTGACAGCGTTGCGGGTGCTGGTGGCCAAGGCGATGCCGGTGATCGACGACGCCGGCCTGACGTTGATCGGGATCTCGGTCGGCAACCTCGACAACGACGACTCCGTGCAGCTGGCGCTGCCGTTCGACGAAGGTGTCCACAACGCACTCGACGCGGTGCTGGACACCGTGCACGACAAGTTCGGCTCGTCATCGGTCACGCGCGCGGTGTTGCTGGGCCGCGATCCCGGCATATCCGTGCCACTCCTGCCGGAATGA